The Hypanus sabinus isolate sHypSab1 chromosome 1, sHypSab1.hap1, whole genome shotgun sequence genome contains a region encoding:
- the LOC132383795 gene encoding general transcription factor II-I repeat domain-containing protein 2-like: protein MVDMTAHLNTLNTALQGKGRTALHMLEDVLAFERKLTVLARDLQKGTLSHFPNLREFKQGHDMIISEYLHSAIIAMQTSFGKRFCEFREEKNTLSFPVTPLSIDPSLLNTTALAGESQPDLEMELADIADKDIWVSKFRRLTADLEDVARQKAVLAQKHKWSDIENLTDDSLRSCVKMKVTSYSPDVQTLCAEVQEQKSH, encoded by the coding sequence atggtagacatgacagcgcacctgaacacgctgaacacagctcttcaggggaaaggacgtacagccctgcacatgttggaggatgttttggcattcgagcgcaagttgacagtgcttgccagagatttacagaaaggcactttgtctcacttccccaatttgagagagttcaaacaaggtcacgacatgataatttcggagtatttacattctgcaatcatcgcaatgcaaacatcgtttgggaaacgcttctgtgagttcagagaggaaaaaaacacattatccttcccggtcactcccttaagcatcgatccttccctactgaatacgactgcattggcaggtgagagtcaacctgatcttgagatggaactggccgacatagccgacaaagacatatgggtgtccaagtttagacgcttgacagcagaccttgaagatgttgcccgtcagaaggccgttcttgctcagaaacacaaatggagtgatattgaaaacctcacagatgacagcttgcgatcctgtgtaaagatgaaggtgacatcatacagccctgatgtgcagacgctgtgcgctgaggtccaggagcagaaatcccattaa